The segment AGCCTGCTGCAAATTCGTACCGAGTCAGGGCGCGATTGCCGCGAAAGGTTTTGTCAGGATAGCCTGCAATACAACCATAGCGCTCGACTAGAGACTGCAATGCCTGAAATGCCCAATCGGTCGGCTGAACATCGGTTAACTGAGAAACAGAAGTGACCTGATCTAATTCTGTTGCTTCAGGTGCTTCCGGCTCTCCTGCGATTGCAGGAAACGAAATGAAGCTCAGCAATAAACCGACAAGCAGACGATCGCGCAAACGTTGAGACATGATTGGAGAAGAACTCAATGATGCTCATCAATCTACGGATTTCCTCAGGGTTTCAATCCGTAATCTTGCCCAGGATTTTTATGTTCGTAGAAAACGCGAGAAATTTTACGCAAAAAAAAACTCGCCCTCATTGAGAGCGAGTTGAATTGAAATTGATTTAGCCGCCAGCGATCGCCGGAATGATGCTGACTTCATCACCATCTTTCAGTGCCGTATTCTCGTTATCGAGAAAGCGAATATCTTCGCTGTTGACATAGAAGTTGACGAAGCGGCGAAGCTTGCCTTGTTCGTCTACGAGACGAGCTTTGATGCCCGGACAGCTCGATTCGAGCGATTCTAGCAATCCACTGATCGTATCGGCACTGCATTCAACAGTCGCTTGATCGTTGGTAAGTTTTTGCAAAGGGGTGGGAATGAGGACTTTGACAGCCATAGTTCAGAAAATGCGTAAAAAGAACAGAAATTAATTAAACCAAAACTTGTTGCCACTCTAAGCGATCGAGGGTGCGAGATCTTTCTAAAGCACGCTCAAAGCTTTCCAGCTTCGGCTCGATCGTTAAGGGTTCACCGACGTAACCTTGAACCGCTTCTTGCGTCTTCAAGCCGTTACCCGTGATGTAAACCACAGTTGTTTCATCAGGATTGATCTTACCGGCTTCAACCAATTTCTTCAGAACTGCGATCGTGGTTCCACCTGCGGTTTCTGTGAAAATGCCTTCAGTTTCAGCCAAGAGTTTGATGCCATCTACAATTTCCGCGTCGGTGACCGATTCGATATTTCCATTGGTCTTCCGAGCAATGTCAACGGCATAAACGCCATCTGCCGGATTTCCAATTGCGATCGATTTTGCGATCGTGTTTGGCTTAACCGGAGAAATGAAGTCTCTGCCTTCTTGGAATGCTTTTGCGATCGGAGAACAGCCTTCAGCTTGTGCACCACTAAACCGCACTGCTTTTTCTTCGACCAATCCCACTTCGACGAATTCGTTGAAGCCTTTGTAGATCTTGGTGAACAACGAGCCAGAAGCGAGCGGAGCCACAATATGATCCGGCAATTGCCAGCCGAGTTGCTCGATCACTTCGTAGCCCAAGGTCTTCGACCCTTCTGAGTAATAAGGACGCAAGTTGATATTGACGAAGCCCCAGCCGTGAGTGTTTGCCACTTCAGAGCAGAGACGATTCACTTGGTCGTAGTTGCCATGAACTGCCATCAGGGTTGGGTTGTAGATTAAAGTTCCAAGAACTTTACCCGCTTCTAAGTCAGAAGGAATGAATACACAGCAATCTAAACCTGCGTGAGCCGCGATCGCTGCTGTTGAATTTGCCAAATTGCCAGTACTTGCACAGGAAACCGTCGTAAAGCCCAATTCGCGCGCGCGGCTCAATGCTACTGAAACGACGCGATCCTTAAAGCTGAGCGTCGGCATATTAACCGCATCATTCTTGATAAACAGCTTTTTCAGACCTAACCGACGTGCCAAACGATTTGCTTGAACCAGGGGAGTCATTCCGGTTCCGACATCAATCACATTGTCAGTTTCGACAGGCAAGAACTGACGATACCGCCAAATCGAGTTCGGGCCTGCTTCGATCGTTTCACGAGTGACCGTTTTGCGGAGCCAATCGTAGTCGTACTTCACTTCCAACGGGCCAAAGCACAATTCACAAACGTGAGTCGCTTTCGGTTCATATTCTGCGCCACACTCTTTACACTTCAGTGCTTCAAACGCAGATTGGCTGGAACGGGTTTTAGAATACGTTGCGGTCATCTCTCGAAACTCCCTAACTGCAAGCTTTTTATCGTTTGACTGTGATTTCGTTTGAAATCGTAGCACGGCAAAAATACGGAGTCAAACATACCCGACAAATTTTATCGGGTATAGCTCAACCGCCGCTCACAGGCGGGATCAAGACAATTTCGTCACCATTTTGCACAACGGTGTCCGGTTCGACAAATTGCAGGTTTACACCGAACCGAGTAATTTCTTTGAATGCAGAAAGTTCTGGATGCTCCAGGATTAAGCGATCGCAAATCTGCTCCACCGTTTGCCCAGTCGGGATTTCCAATGAGAGTTCGGGTACGCCATACGCATCCTGATATGCCGCAAAAAGTTTCACGGTTACGGTAATTGAATTATTCATTTCAGCAAAATTTACAAACGCTTGTTCAAAATCAGGCAGAAAAGATCAATCTAAAGATGACGATCCTCGCCCTTCTCTGAGTATGACGTACTGTATTAACCCGGATTGCCCCCAGCCTCAAAATCCAGATGGACTAGACTCCTGCCAAACTTGCGGTACAACATTAATCGACCGCCTCAGAGGGCGCTATCGCATTCTCGAACCCCTGGGGCAAGGGGGATTTGGGAAAACATTTTTGGCAGCAGATGACGATCGTCTTGGAACTCGCTGCGTCATTAAACAATTTTCCCCGCAACTGAAGGGCACAAAAGGACTAGAGAAAGCGATTCAATTATTTGAGCAAGAAGCGGTTCGCCTGCATGAACTGGGCGAACATCCGCATATTCCAACTCTGCTGGCATATTTTGAGCAAGACCAACGCTTATACCTCGTTCAGCAATTTATTGAAGGATCAACGCTCTCTCAAGAATTGAACAAAAATGGTCCTTTCAGCGAACAGAAGATTCGCGAGGTGCTGGTACGGCTCTTACCGCTGTTGAAGTTCGTTCACGATCGCAATGTGATCCACCGCGATATTACCCCTGCCAATATTATTCGTCGCAACATTGACGGGCGGCTCGTTTTAATTGATTTTGGAATTGCGAAGGTGCTCTCAGAAGAGAATGCCAGCAAGCCTGGAACTAAAATTGGCACAGAGGGGTATGCGCCGATCGAACAACTTCGTAATGGCAAAGCTTATCCAGCGAGTGATCTCTACAGCTTAGGTGCAACTTGTCTCTATCTATTGACGCAAGTGCGACCTGAAGACCTGCATGATCCGCTTTCGGGTAAATGGTTGTGGCGTGAACGCTTAGCCAGTCATGGCGGCGGTATTAGTGAAAATATTGGACAGATTCTCGATCGCATGTTGAAGGATTTAGTCAGCGAACGGTACCAAACTGCTGATGAAGTTATGCACGATTTACGCATGGCACTCTCAAAACCTGCGGTCGGTGCGGCTCCTCAGACTTCAATCCCCAGCCGTGGCAGAAGCATTCATCTTTCGGCGATCGCGTATCCTGCAACTCAACCGCCTGCTGACCTCCCATCTCCCTTATCTGCACCGCAAAGAGTTTCAACACCCCCGCCCCCGCCGTCTCTGCCTCTCAGCGCGACGCGACACTCTGGGATTCCGAAACCTCAGCCAAGAAAATGCTTCTACACGCTGACAGGTCACACCTCATGGGTCGTATCGCTTGCCATCAGTCCTGATCGTCGCACGCTTGTCAGTGGCAGCTTAGACGATCGCATTATGCTCTGGGATTTAACCACGGGCGAACGCTTAGGAACTCTAACCGGGCACAAAAACTCGATTAATTCACTGGCTTTTAGTCCTGATGGGCGAACGTTAATTAGCGCGAGCGATGACGACTCGATTAAAATGTGGCGACTGCCCACTGGAGAAATGATTCGATCGCTCCAAGGTCATTTGCGCGATGTGAACTCGATCGCAGTCAGCCCGGATGGGAGCTTTTTTGCCAGTGGTAGCGAAGATCGCTCGATTGGCATCTGGCGAATGAATACAGGTGAAATGATTCACAGTTTTACAGGCTTGTCTGGCATGGTGAAAACCGTAGCAATTAGTCCGAATGGGCAAATTTTGGCAAGTGGTGGATTGAACAATCTCGTCAAACTATGGAATCTGATCACAGGGCAACCTGTCAGAGAATTAGCAGGACATCAAAATTCGATCACCTCGATTGTGATCAGTTCAGACGGCAAACATTTAGTCAGCGCCAGCAAAGATAAAACGATTAAAATTTGGGAACCCAATACTGGGCAAGTGGTGCAAACTTTAACCGGGCATTCGGACATCATTAACTCGGTCGCAATTACGCCCGATAGTAAGACGCTCATTAGCGGTAGCAACGATAAAACCGTGAAATTGTGGAATCTTAATACTGGTGATCTAATTTGCACTCTGACGGATCATTCTCATTCTGTAAATGCGATCGCGATGAGTAGTGATGGTCAATGGTTTGCCAGCGGCAGTTCTGACAATACAATTAAAGTCTGGCAAACATTTCCCTGATGCCAAAAATGAGACGTAGGGATGAGCACCGATCGCCTTGGTTTCGATTACGCTAAAACTATTCGCTTCGATTCCGATCCTCTTATCCTTTCCCGGAACTCTAAATCGATGGATGCAGCTAGAAGCCCGCTTCGACGAATTGACTACTTGTTGCGTAAGGCTGACTATGTGAATTGGCATCGCCAGCAGAGTAATCGCCAAATTCTGCGATCGCAACAGGGATTTAGTGATGTAGAACCGTCTCGCCCAAGAGCTTGCCGAGGCTGTGCAAATTATCACGGGGTTGCCTACGGCTATAGCCGCGAGAGCCGCACTGCATTAGTCTGCGGATTTCATCCCTATGGCTGGCTAGACAGTTCAGATTGCCCAGATTGGCAGGAAATTCGCTGATGGATAAAGTCGAAGAGTTGGTGTGCAAGTTCTAGTTTTGTACAGGGTGGAATCGCAACTTGTCGTCCAGTGCGATCGATGAACACCGCTTGATTCGTCTCGCTTCCAAATCCACTATTGGGCTGATCAATCGGATTTGCAACGATGACATCTAAGTTTTTACGGTGCAGTTTTTCGAGTGCAGGAGTCACAAAATCTCCGGTTTGCGCGGCAAATCCAATCAAGTGTTGATTCGGGCGTTTCAAGGTTGATAGCTCTGCCAGAATGTCAGGAATGGGAACGAGGTCTAACGTCTCTGGTAATTGACTTTTCGGCAACTTAGCATCGCTGTAAAAATTAGGTTTGACATCCCCGACCGCAGCAGACATAACAATATAATCTGCACTGCTAAAGTTCTGTTTCATCGCTTGCTGCATGTCTTGTGAAGTCGTGACCGGAATGCACTGAATCGAGCGGAGGGGAGCGAGTAAATGCGAGTCGATTGGCGCGTGGACGAGGGTCACTTCTGCGCCTCTGTGTAATGCTGCTTGTGCGATCGCAATTCCCATTTTTCCAGTTGAAGGATTGCCGATAAATCGCACTGGATCAAAGTGTTCTCGCGTTCCGCCTGCACTGACGAGAATCTGTTTGCCTGTTAAATCGCGATCGTGAGTTTGTAAGAGCGATCGAATTTGTAGCAGTAATTCTTCTGGCTCTGCCATGCGTCCCGTGCCGACACGATCGCACGCGAGAATTCCTTCTCCGGGAGCAGCAGAGTGATAGCGTGTGTCAGACAACAGTTCGCGCCAATTACGTTGAGTCGATCGCTGTTCCCACATGTCGGTATTCATCGCAGGAGCGAGCAATATCGGACAGGTTGAAGCGAGAACTGTATTCGTGAGTAAATTGTCTGCAAGTCCATAGGTTAACTTTGCTAGTGTATTTGCCGTCAAAGGTGCGATCAGAAACAGATCTGCCCATTCGCCTAATTCGATATGCAACGGACGAGGACTTGACGCATCCCAAAACATTTGATCGGTGTAAGCAGGATTGCGGCTCAACGTTGCAAACGTCAGAGGTGTGACAAAGGCTTGAGCCGAATCGGTGAGAATCACGCGCACCTCAATTTGCTCTTTAGCTAGGGCTGAAACCACATGACAGACTTTGTAAGCTGCGATTCCGCCACCCACACCGATTAGAACTCGTTTTGGTATCTCACTCATTTTGTGATGACTAATTGTGATGATTCAGTAGATGGGCGTAATTCAACATCTGCTCGGCATCTGCTCGGCAAGTTCTCTCGCTTCGTTGCTCACCCGCCCCGGAATGAATTCGGGGCTAGCGGTGCGAAGTCCGCTCCGGGACTAACAGCCAATGAAAACGCTTTCTTCAGTGGGTTTCAACCCAGTTCGCACGGTTAGCCCTGGAATTCTATTCCGGGGCGGGACACAGACGAGAGCGACTCTCTTCCCATTTCATCTTCCTAATTTATGTCCAGTCATCATCGTCCCAAACATCTGAAGTGGAGGACTGCGATCGCTGAGATTGAGGTTGAGATTGAGGTTGAGGCGCTTTCACTTCTGG is part of the Leptolyngbya boryana PCC 6306 genome and harbors:
- a CDS encoding serine/threonine-protein kinase yields the protein MTYCINPDCPQPQNPDGLDSCQTCGTTLIDRLRGRYRILEPLGQGGFGKTFLAADDDRLGTRCVIKQFSPQLKGTKGLEKAIQLFEQEAVRLHELGEHPHIPTLLAYFEQDQRLYLVQQFIEGSTLSQELNKNGPFSEQKIREVLVRLLPLLKFVHDRNVIHRDITPANIIRRNIDGRLVLIDFGIAKVLSEENASKPGTKIGTEGYAPIEQLRNGKAYPASDLYSLGATCLYLLTQVRPEDLHDPLSGKWLWRERLASHGGGISENIGQILDRMLKDLVSERYQTADEVMHDLRMALSKPAVGAAPQTSIPSRGRSIHLSAIAYPATQPPADLPSPLSAPQRVSTPPPPPSLPLSATRHSGIPKPQPRKCFYTLTGHTSWVVSLAISPDRRTLVSGSLDDRIMLWDLTTGERLGTLTGHKNSINSLAFSPDGRTLISASDDDSIKMWRLPTGEMIRSLQGHLRDVNSIAVSPDGSFFASGSEDRSIGIWRMNTGEMIHSFTGLSGMVKTVAISPNGQILASGGLNNLVKLWNLITGQPVRELAGHQNSITSIVISSDGKHLVSASKDKTIKIWEPNTGQVVQTLTGHSDIINSVAITPDSKTLISGSNDKTVKLWNLNTGDLICTLTDHSHSVNAIAMSSDGQWFASGSSDNTIKVWQTFP
- a CDS encoding MoaD/ThiS family protein, with amino-acid sequence MAVKVLIPTPLQKLTNDQATVECSADTISGLLESLESSCPGIKARLVDEQGKLRRFVNFYVNSEDIRFLDNENTALKDGDEVSIIPAIAGG
- a CDS encoding MoaD/ThiS family protein produces the protein MNNSITVTVKLFAAYQDAYGVPELSLEIPTGQTVEQICDRLILEHPELSAFKEITRFGVNLQFVEPDTVVQNGDEIVLIPPVSGG
- the thrC gene encoding threonine synthase, encoding MTATYSKTRSSQSAFEALKCKECGAEYEPKATHVCELCFGPLEVKYDYDWLRKTVTRETIEAGPNSIWRYRQFLPVETDNVIDVGTGMTPLVQANRLARRLGLKKLFIKNDAVNMPTLSFKDRVVSVALSRARELGFTTVSCASTGNLANSTAAIAAHAGLDCCVFIPSDLEAGKVLGTLIYNPTLMAVHGNYDQVNRLCSEVANTHGWGFVNINLRPYYSEGSKTLGYEVIEQLGWQLPDHIVAPLASGSLFTKIYKGFNEFVEVGLVEEKAVRFSGAQAEGCSPIAKAFQEGRDFISPVKPNTIAKSIAIGNPADGVYAVDIARKTNGNIESVTDAEIVDGIKLLAETEGIFTETAGGTTIAVLKKLVEAGKINPDETTVVYITGNGLKTQEAVQGYVGEPLTIEPKLESFERALERSRTLDRLEWQQVLV
- the coaBC gene encoding bifunctional phosphopantothenoylcysteine decarboxylase/phosphopantothenate--cysteine ligase CoaBC codes for the protein MSEIPKRVLIGVGGGIAAYKVCHVVSALAKEQIEVRVILTDSAQAFVTPLTFATLSRNPAYTDQMFWDASSPRPLHIELGEWADLFLIAPLTANTLAKLTYGLADNLLTNTVLASTCPILLAPAMNTDMWEQRSTQRNWRELLSDTRYHSAAPGEGILACDRVGTGRMAEPEELLLQIRSLLQTHDRDLTGKQILVSAGGTREHFDPVRFIGNPSTGKMGIAIAQAALHRGAEVTLVHAPIDSHLLAPLRSIQCIPVTTSQDMQQAMKQNFSSADYIVMSAAVGDVKPNFYSDAKLPKSQLPETLDLVPIPDILAELSTLKRPNQHLIGFAAQTGDFVTPALEKLHRKNLDVIVANPIDQPNSGFGSETNQAVFIDRTGRQVAIPPCTKLELAHQLFDFIHQRISCQSGQSELSSQP